A stretch of the Lachnospiraceae bacterium genome encodes the following:
- the fumC gene encoding class II fumarate hydratase, translating to MEYRIERDSMGEMQVPADRYWAAQTQRSFQNFKIGGELMPREITHAFGILKKAAARANYQLGKLDEEKKQAIEKACDEVISGSLNDHFPLVVWQTGSGTQSNMNANEVIANRGNEIAGKKLLHPNDHINMSQSSNDTFPTAMHIAAVISIEDKLFPVMDQFVATLRRLEQENDDIVKSGRTHLQDATPIKFSQEISGWRNMIEKTKEMLEKALPGLKELALGGTAVGTGLNTPKGFAEEVAKQVSELTGKAFVTAANKFHALTSKDDLVFAHGALKALAANLMKIANDVRWLASGPRCGLGEIHIPENEPGSSIMPGKVNPTQCESMTMVAVQVIANDVAVGMAASQGNFELNVFMPVLIYNFLQSARLLAEGMRSFHDNCVVGITANREKMKHNLHNSLMLVTALNPYIGYDNAAKTAKKAYKENISLKEACIQLGFLTEEKFDEVFHPEEMV from the coding sequence ATGGAATATCGGATTGAGCGAGATTCGATGGGCGAGATGCAGGTGCCGGCCGACCGGTACTGGGCTGCACAGACCCAAAGAAGCTTTCAGAATTTCAAAATTGGCGGAGAGCTGATGCCAAGAGAGATCACGCATGCTTTTGGGATCCTCAAAAAAGCAGCTGCCAGAGCCAACTATCAGCTCGGCAAGCTGGACGAAGAGAAGAAACAGGCAATTGAAAAGGCATGTGACGAAGTGATCTCCGGAAGCCTGAACGATCACTTCCCGCTGGTGGTGTGGCAGACAGGAAGCGGTACACAGTCCAATATGAATGCCAACGAGGTCATTGCCAACCGCGGCAATGAGATTGCCGGCAAAAAGCTGCTGCATCCTAACGATCATATCAACATGTCCCAAAGCTCAAATGACACCTTCCCCACCGCAATGCATATCGCAGCCGTGATCAGTATCGAAGATAAGCTGTTTCCGGTGATGGATCAGTTCGTTGCTACGCTGCGCCGCTTGGAGCAGGAAAATGACGATATCGTCAAGAGCGGTCGCACGCATCTGCAGGATGCAACGCCGATCAAATTTTCACAGGAAATCAGCGGCTGGCGCAACATGATCGAAAAAACAAAGGAGATGCTCGAAAAGGCTCTGCCCGGGCTCAAAGAGCTGGCGCTCGGCGGTACGGCGGTCGGCACCGGACTCAACACGCCGAAGGGCTTTGCCGAGGAGGTTGCCAAGCAGGTGAGCGAGCTTACGGGCAAAGCATTTGTCACAGCGGCCAATAAGTTCCATGCGCTGACCTCGAAGGATGATTTGGTATTCGCGCACGGCGCGCTCAAGGCGCTGGCTGCGAATCTGATGAAGATTGCCAACGACGTACGATGGCTCGCCAGCGGGCCGCGCTGTGGACTAGGCGAAATTCATATTCCCGAGAATGAGCCGGGCAGTTCGATTATGCCGGGCAAGGTAAATCCGACGCAGTGCGAATCCATGACGATGGTTGCCGTGCAGGTGATCGCCAATGATGTGGCTGTTGGTATGGCAGCTTCTCAGGGCAATTTTGAGCTTAACGTATTTATGCCGGTTCTGATTTATAATTTCCTGCAGTCGGCAAGACTTTTAGCAGAAGGGATGAGATCCTTCCATGATAATTGCGTGGTGGGCATTACGGCAAACAGAGAGAAAATGAAGCATAACCTTCATAATTCGCTGATGCTGGTAACAGCTCTGAATCCCTATATTGGCTATGACAACGCGGCTAAAACTGCTAAAAAAGCGTATAAAGAAAATATATCTCTCAAAGAAGCATGCATTCAGCTGGGCTTTTTGACAGAGGAAAAATTCGATGAAGTATTTCATCCGGAGGAAATGGTATGA
- a CDS encoding 4Fe-4S dicluster domain-containing protein, with the protein MEKYTQEQILRMSGVNTRKCMKCGKCSGTCPAYDEMEYHPHQFVAMVENGDIDALMQSKSIWNCLSCFACVERCPRSVEPANLIEAVRLAVIRRQGENHLKAEEVPAKLEEKLPQQAIVSAFRKYSK; encoded by the coding sequence ATGGAAAAGTATACGCAAGAGCAAATCCTCAGAATGAGCGGCGTGAATACCAGAAAATGTATGAAATGTGGCAAATGCTCCGGCACCTGTCCGGCCTATGATGAGATGGAATATCATCCGCATCAGTTTGTGGCCATGGTGGAAAACGGCGATATTGACGCGCTCATGCAGTCAAAGTCGATTTGGAACTGTCTTTCCTGCTTCGCCTGCGTGGAGCGGTGCCCAAGAAGCGTAGAGCCGGCCAATCTGATTGAAGCAGTACGGCTTGCTGTGATCCGCCGCCAGGGAGAGAATCACCTGAAGGCGGAGGAAGTTCCGGCTAAGCTGGAAGAGAAGCTTCCGCAGCAGGCCATTGTAAGTGCATTTCGTAAATACAGTAAATAA
- a CDS encoding 4Fe-4S ferredoxin yields MTDLIKQKVSELLEGQKADRVLGWKKGEFFYDETPAVFTAEQGLEELVYDGFSAPNLSKYLIQESKKEGKVAALLKPCDTYSFNQLIMEHRINRENVYVVGVPCRGKLDIDKIRALGIKGIQTIREEGDQLIIDTLYGQKTIARKDAVLDRCFCCKGSQHMVADEVIESDAPAWEPEANRFEMVEKLEAMTPDERFAFWRGELSKCIRCNACRNVCPACSCIQCVFDNPASGVAAKANADEFEENLFHIIRAFHVAGRCTDCGECSRVCPQGIPLHLLNRKFIKDIDELYGEYQAGADLEAKGPLTEYTKTDVEPGIVSDTEARAALKRGGK; encoded by the coding sequence ATGACTGATTTGATAAAACAGAAAGTCAGCGAGCTTTTGGAAGGCCAGAAGGCTGACCGGGTCCTGGGCTGGAAAAAGGGCGAGTTCTTCTATGATGAAACGCCGGCTGTGTTTACAGCGGAGCAGGGCCTGGAGGAATTGGTGTATGATGGCTTTTCGGCTCCTAATTTGAGCAAATATCTGATTCAGGAAAGCAAAAAGGAAGGCAAGGTTGCGGCGCTGCTGAAGCCCTGTGATACATATAGCTTTAATCAGCTGATCATGGAGCACCGCATCAACCGGGAGAATGTATATGTGGTCGGCGTGCCGTGCCGCGGCAAGCTGGATATCGATAAGATTCGCGCGCTGGGGATTAAAGGAATTCAGACCATCCGTGAGGAAGGCGATCAGCTGATCATCGATACGCTGTACGGTCAAAAGACGATTGCACGCAAGGATGCGGTCCTGGATCGCTGCTTCTGCTGCAAGGGCAGTCAGCATATGGTAGCCGATGAGGTGATCGAGTCAGACGCACCGGCATGGGAGCCGGAGGCTAACCGCTTTGAAATGGTGGAAAAGCTGGAAGCGATGACGCCGGACGAGCGCTTTGCTTTCTGGCGCGGAGAGCTTTCTAAGTGTATTCGCTGCAATGCTTGCCGCAATGTATGTCCGGCATGCTCATGCATTCAGTGTGTGTTTGATAATCCTGCTTCCGGCGTGGCCGCTAAAGCCAATGCCGATGAATTTGAAGAGAACCTGTTCCATATCATCCGCGCGTTTCATGTAGCGGGGCGCTGCACAGACTGCGGCGAGTGCTCACGGGTTTGTCCGCAGGGCATACCGCTGCATCTGCTGAACCGTAAATTTATCAAGGATATTGATGAGCTGTACGGAGAGTACCAGGCCGGAGCAGATCTGGAAGCGAAGGGACCGCTCACAGAGTATACAAAAACCGATGTCGAGCCCGGCATTGTGAGCGATACAGAGGCTCGCGCAGCATTAAAGAGAGGCGGTAAGTAA
- a CDS encoding CoB--CoM heterodisulfide reductase iron-sulfur subunit A family protein yields the protein MQKIGVFICHCGTNIAATVDVEAVTEAVKSEPGVVYAVNYQYMCSENGQALIKKAIADYALTGVVVCSCSPRMHEATFRKAAESAGINPYMVEIANIREHCSWIHKDKVEATEKAIILARAAIAKVHLNAPLIAGQSDVTKRALVIGGGIAGIQTALDIAEAGYEVDIVEKSPTIGGKMAQLDKTFPTLDCAACILTPKMVDAKANDKITLYTYSEVESVKGFVGNFEVAIRKKARYINTDLCTGCGECTTKCPSRKAKSEFNMGLTNRGAIYIPFAQAIPNVATIDPEYCIHMKTGKCGLCEKVCSAHAIDFKQQDQIVEQRYGAIVMATGFNLINLDKFDEFGYSKYPDVVTSLEFERLMNAAGPTEGTLLRPSNHEHPKTLVFVQCVGSRDTSGCGKPYCSKICCMYTAKHAMLVRDKYPDTEVYVFYIDVRTPGKNFDEFYRRAVEQYGVHYIKGMVGKVTDKDGKLIVQGSDLLNNKQLKIEADLVVLAAATEPDASARNVASMLTASIDTNDFMTEAHAKLKPVESPTAGIFLSGMAQGPKDIPETVSQASACAAKVIGLLAKDHLVNNPCTAHSNELKCNGCSNCEKVCPYGAISYIEKEVNDHGVRQVRRIAQVNEAICQGCGACTVTCPSGAMDLKGFSTNQIMAEVDAICR from the coding sequence GTGCAGAAGATAGGCGTTTTTATTTGTCATTGTGGAACTAATATTGCGGCAACCGTTGACGTTGAGGCTGTCACCGAAGCGGTGAAAAGCGAGCCCGGCGTTGTTTACGCGGTGAACTATCAATATATGTGTTCCGAAAATGGTCAGGCGCTCATTAAAAAGGCAATTGCTGATTATGCTCTGACCGGCGTGGTTGTGTGCTCCTGTTCTCCCAGAATGCACGAAGCAACCTTCCGAAAGGCAGCAGAGTCCGCCGGCATCAATCCTTATATGGTTGAGATTGCCAACATTCGCGAACATTGCTCCTGGATTCATAAAGATAAAGTCGAGGCGACAGAAAAGGCCATTATTTTGGCCAGAGCCGCGATTGCAAAAGTACATTTGAATGCTCCGCTGATCGCAGGGCAGAGCGACGTAACCAAAAGGGCGCTGGTGATTGGCGGCGGAATCGCCGGAATCCAGACGGCGCTGGATATTGCAGAGGCCGGCTATGAGGTAGATATCGTAGAGAAATCTCCGACCATCGGCGGCAAGATGGCGCAGCTCGATAAAACCTTCCCCACCTTGGACTGTGCGGCATGTATTTTAACGCCTAAAATGGTGGATGCAAAGGCCAACGACAAGATCACGCTCTATACCTACAGCGAGGTAGAGTCGGTTAAAGGCTTTGTGGGTAATTTTGAGGTTGCCATCCGCAAAAAGGCACGCTATATCAACACAGATCTGTGTACGGGCTGCGGCGAGTGTACGACCAAATGTCCTTCCCGTAAGGCTAAAAGTGAATTTAATATGGGCCTGACCAACCGCGGCGCGATCTATATTCCGTTTGCACAGGCCATTCCGAATGTAGCGACCATTGACCCAGAGTATTGTATCCATATGAAGACCGGCAAATGCGGTCTGTGTGAAAAGGTTTGCTCTGCGCATGCTATTGATTTTAAGCAGCAGGATCAAATTGTGGAGCAGCGCTATGGCGCTATTGTGATGGCAACAGGCTTTAATCTGATCAATCTGGACAAATTCGATGAGTTTGGCTATTCTAAATATCCGGATGTTGTGACATCGCTCGAGTTTGAACGGCTGATGAATGCAGCCGGTCCTACGGAGGGCACGCTTTTGCGCCCGTCCAATCATGAGCATCCTAAAACACTTGTGTTTGTGCAGTGCGTAGGCTCTCGCGATACCTCCGGCTGCGGCAAGCCCTACTGCTCTAAGATCTGTTGTATGTATACCGCCAAACATGCCATGCTCGTCCGTGACAAATACCCGGATACCGAGGTATATGTCTTCTACATTGATGTGCGTACGCCGGGTAAAAACTTTGATGAGTTTTACCGCCGTGCGGTGGAGCAGTATGGCGTACATTATATCAAGGGTATGGTTGGTAAGGTAACCGATAAGGATGGCAAGCTGATTGTGCAGGGCTCGGATCTATTGAATAACAAGCAGCTGAAGATCGAGGCGGATCTGGTGGTGCTGGCAGCGGCGACGGAGCCGGATGCTTCGGCCAGAAATGTTGCCTCGATGCTGACCGCCAGCATTGATACCAATGATTTCATGACGGAAGCGCATGCGAAGCTGAAGCCGGTGGAAAGCCCGACGGCCGGTATTTTCCTGTCAGGTATGGCGCAGGGGCCGAAGGATATTCCGGAGACGGTTTCTCAGGCGAGTGCCTGTGCGGCTAAGGTGATTGGACTTCTGGCGAAGGATCATCTGGTGAATAATCCGTGTACGGCGCATTCAAATGAGCTGAAGTGTAACGGCTGCTCGAACTGCGAGAAGGTATGTCCGTATGGTGCGATTTCGTACATTGAAAAAGAGGTGAATGATCATGGCGTGCGTCAGGTGCGGCGGATTGCGCAGGTGAATGAAGCGATCTGTCAGGGCTGCGGCGCTTGTACCGTGACCTGCCCGTCTGGTGCGATGGATCTGAAGGGCTTTTCTACAAATCAAATTATGGCGGAGGTAGACGCGATATGTCGTTAA
- a CDS encoding disulfide reductase: protein MIFSYYPGCTLKTKAKELDLYARKSAEALGVTMEEIPDWQCCGAVYPMASDEIATKLSAVRALQSAKDKGQDLLTLCSACHHVIKRVNHDLQTRDDLQTKIANYLELEEPYTGETHVLHYLEMLRDTVGFDKIKEKVVNPLKGRKIAAYYGCLLLRPSGVMQFDNPENPTIMEDFIRSIGATPVETPYRNECCGGYVSMENKKLAEKKVDAIIGSAMEKGAEMIITACPLCMYNLDANATEHKLPIVYFTELLAEALGVK, encoded by the coding sequence ATGATTTTTAGTTATTACCCGGGATGTACCCTGAAAACAAAGGCAAAGGAACTGGATCTATATGCCAGAAAATCTGCTGAGGCTTTGGGTGTAACCATGGAAGAAATTCCGGATTGGCAGTGCTGCGGCGCTGTATATCCCATGGCCAGCGATGAAATTGCGACCAAGCTTTCGGCAGTGAGAGCGCTGCAAAGCGCTAAAGATAAAGGACAGGATCTGCTCACACTCTGTTCAGCCTGTCATCATGTGATCAAGAGAGTTAATCATGATCTGCAGACCAGAGACGATCTTCAGACTAAGATTGCCAATTATCTGGAGCTTGAGGAGCCCTATACCGGCGAGACCCATGTGCTGCATTATCTGGAGATGCTGCGCGATACGGTTGGCTTTGACAAGATTAAAGAGAAGGTTGTCAATCCTTTAAAAGGCAGGAAAATTGCCGCCTATTACGGCTGTCTGCTGCTGCGCCCCAGCGGCGTGATGCAGTTTGACAATCCGGAAAATCCGACGATCATGGAGGATTTTATCCGCAGTATCGGTGCTACGCCGGTGGAAACGCCTTACCGCAATGAATGCTGCGGCGGATATGTGAGTATGGAAAATAAAAAGCTGGCAGAGAAAAAGGTGGATGCGATTATCGGCTCCGCTATGGAAAAAGGCGCCGAGATGATCATCACGGCCTGCCCGCTTTGTATGTATAATTTAGATGCAAATGCAACCGAGCATAAGCTGCCGATTGTTTACTTTACAGAGCTTTTGGCAGAAGCGCTGGGCGTTAAATAA
- a CDS encoding L-lactate dehydrogenase codes for MSKVTIIGAGAVGSTIAYTMVVNGIASEIVMIDVKEEKALGEAMDIRQGTPFCAPVSIYAGSYRDAVGSDIVIITSGVARKPGQTRIDLAQTNVGIIKQIAPEITKYAPNAIYILVANPVDILTYVFTKVSGLPERQVIGSGTILDTARLRSRLAEYLCISQKNVHAYVFGEHGDTSFIPWSLASVSSIRLDDYRKSIMGNEDVGMAPVFDRAEIEKYMRTSGGKIIRRKGATFYAVSVSTCHIVKSVLSNSDTLMTVSSMLHGEFGIEDVCLSLLSIVDRTGIKAKITPGLTPDEIEQLHHSADSLKSVIQQLDI; via the coding sequence ATGAGTAAAGTAACAATTATTGGAGCCGGTGCGGTCGGCTCAACCATTGCCTATACGATGGTCGTCAACGGAATCGCTTCCGAGATCGTCATGATTGACGTAAAGGAAGAAAAAGCGCTGGGCGAAGCCATGGATATCCGGCAGGGGACACCCTTCTGCGCCCCCGTTTCAATCTATGCAGGCAGCTACCGCGATGCGGTAGGGTCGGACATTGTCATCATTACCTCCGGCGTAGCCAGAAAGCCGGGTCAGACCCGCATCGATCTGGCGCAGACAAACGTAGGCATCATCAAACAGATTGCGCCGGAAATTACGAAGTATGCCCCCAATGCTATTTACATTTTGGTCGCCAATCCGGTGGATATTTTAACATATGTGTTTACCAAGGTCAGCGGACTGCCTGAACGTCAGGTGATCGGCTCTGGTACGATTCTGGATACGGCCCGTCTGCGTTCTCGTCTGGCAGAGTATCTCTGCATCAGCCAGAAAAACGTCCATGCGTACGTGTTCGGCGAGCACGGCGATACATCGTTTATTCCCTGGTCCTTGGCCTCTGTTTCCAGTATTCGTTTGGATGATTACAGAAAAAGCATCATGGGCAATGAAGATGTGGGCATGGCGCCGGTATTTGACCGCGCTGAAATTGAAAAATACATGAGAACCTCCGGCGGCAAGATCATTCGCCGCAAAGGGGCTACCTTCTATGCGGTTTCCGTCTCCACCTGCCATATTGTCAAGAGCGTTTTAAGCAACAGCGATACGCTGATGACCGTTTCTTCCATGCTGCACGGCGAGTTTGGAATTGAAGATGTCTGTCTGAGCCTTCTGTCTATTGTAGATCGCACGGGTATCAAAGCTAAAATCACGCCAGGTCTTACTCCCGATGAGATTGAGCAGCTGCATCACAGTGCAGACAGCTTAAAGAGCGTCATTCAGCAGTTAGATATTTAA
- a CDS encoding 4Fe-4S ferredoxin: MMKITIDRLPKLFAAMAEKRALYMPIEKNDQVEFHRWHEEALVRLDKLNTLKSAKDLFFPQTENMMKFKMEGKAISVEDNRDPAEPFAVFGVRACDAKSLEVLDKVFLADPVDTFYEGRRENGLVITMACREPEETCFCSAFGIDAVNPAGDISCWMTDELLCWQANTEKGVSFTEELKELFEETTAENEAAVETQKQQVKEIMERLPLHDLNLEGFDGEHLLEKFESPKWAELSEACLGCGTCTFVCPTCQCYDIRDYDNGHGIQRYRCWDSCMYSDFTMMAHGTPRKTQLEKFRQRFMHKLVYFPSNNDGMYSCVGCGRCLAKCPISMNIVKVIKALGGESHE, translated from the coding sequence ATGATGAAAATAACGATAGATCGTTTGCCAAAGCTGTTTGCTGCCATGGCAGAAAAACGGGCGCTGTATATGCCGATTGAGAAGAATGATCAGGTTGAGTTTCATCGCTGGCATGAAGAGGCTCTCGTACGGCTTGACAAGCTGAATACCTTAAAATCGGCTAAGGATCTGTTCTTTCCGCAAACAGAAAATATGATGAAATTTAAAATGGAAGGGAAAGCGATTTCGGTAGAGGATAATCGCGACCCGGCTGAGCCCTTTGCCGTGTTTGGCGTTCGCGCCTGCGATGCAAAGAGTCTGGAAGTGCTGGATAAGGTGTTTTTGGCAGATCCGGTGGATACCTTCTATGAGGGACGCCGCGAAAATGGTCTGGTCATCACGATGGCCTGCCGTGAACCGGAGGAAACCTGCTTCTGTAGTGCCTTTGGCATCGATGCCGTGAATCCGGCGGGCGATATCAGCTGCTGGATGACGGATGAGCTGCTGTGCTGGCAGGCTAATACGGAAAAAGGAGTTTCCTTTACGGAAGAGCTGAAGGAGCTGTTTGAAGAAACGACCGCAGAGAATGAGGCTGCTGTGGAGACGCAGAAGCAGCAGGTTAAAGAAATTATGGAGCGGTTGCCGCTGCATGACCTGAATCTGGAAGGGTTCGACGGAGAGCATCTGCTTGAGAAGTTTGAATCTCCCAAGTGGGCCGAGCTTTCAGAGGCATGCCTAGGCTGCGGCACCTGTACCTTTGTGTGCCCTACCTGCCAGTGCTATGATATCCGTGATTATGATAACGGACATGGAATTCAGCGCTACCGCTGCTGGGATTCCTGCATGTATAGTGATTTTACGATGATGGCGCATGGTACGCCGCGTAAAACACAGCTGGAGAAGTTCCGTCAGCGCTTTATGCATAAGCTGGTGTATTTCCCGTCTAACAACGACGGCATGTACTCCTGCGTAGGCTGCGGCCGCTGTCTGGCAAAGTGTCCTATTTCGATGAATATTGTAAAAGTAATTAAAGCATTAGGAGGAGAGAGTCATGAGTGA
- a CDS encoding hydrogenase iron-sulfur subunit has product MSLSENKQEYKPLIVAFCCNWCSYAGADLAGSSRLSYPAEVKVIRVPCSCRVNPLFILRAFQRGADGVIIAGCHPGDCHYTSGNYFARRRMTLLFSMLDYLGIERERTRVEWISAAEGVKFSTTMNEFAKTIHDLGENKKLRDLRCKND; this is encoded by the coding sequence ATGTCGTTAAGCGAGAATAAACAAGAGTATAAGCCGCTCATTGTTGCGTTTTGCTGCAACTGGTGCAGCTATGCGGGAGCGGATTTGGCTGGCTCAAGCCGTCTGTCCTATCCGGCAGAGGTGAAGGTCATCCGGGTGCCCTGTTCCTGCCGTGTGAATCCGCTGTTTATCTTAAGAGCGTTTCAGCGGGGAGCTGATGGCGTAATCATCGCAGGATGTCATCCGGGAGATTGCCATTATACATCCGGCAATTATTTTGCAAGACGCCGGATGACGCTGCTGTTTAGCATGCTGGATTATTTGGGCATCGAGCGGGAGAGAACCAGAGTGGAATGGATTTCGGCGGCAGAAGGCGTGAAATTCTCTACGACCATGAATGAATTTGCAAAGACGATTCACGATCTGGGTGAAAATAAGAAATTAAGGGATCTGAGGTGCAAGAATGACTGA
- a CDS encoding DUF3795 domain-containing protein, whose amino-acid sequence MKTICGLDCHECGGLENGCKGCAETNGCPFGGTCMIAECCRRKECENFGQAFAASCKLKEQLMDEFNALGIEDMEKVTSLNALSGAYINLQYTLPSGQKIRFWDDDRIYLGNQIDKKNSSRCYELTADENYLLVCEYGEGGSDAEIIVYRKRASR is encoded by the coding sequence ATGAAAACAATCTGCGGGCTGGACTGCCATGAATGCGGAGGATTAGAAAATGGCTGTAAGGGCTGTGCAGAGACAAACGGGTGTCCGTTTGGAGGGACCTGCATGATTGCAGAGTGCTGTCGGCGCAAGGAGTGTGAGAATTTTGGACAGGCCTTTGCGGCTTCGTGCAAGCTTAAAGAACAGCTAATGGATGAGTTTAATGCGCTTGGCATTGAGGATATGGAAAAGGTTACGAGCCTAAACGCACTGTCAGGGGCGTATATCAATCTGCAGTATACGCTGCCAAGCGGGCAAAAGATTCGGTTTTGGGATGATGACAGGATCTATCTTGGCAATCAGATTGACAAGAAAAACAGCAGCCGGTGCTATGAACTGACGGCTGATGAGAATTATCTGCTGGTATGCGAATATGGAGAGGGTGGATCAGACGCGGAGATTATCGTGTACCGCAAACGGGCAAGCCGCTGA
- the cadA gene encoding cadmium-translocating P-type ATPase, with product MITKKYRMENLGCANCAAKMENKINALPQVQEATLAFATKQLRVTAEDPDSLLEEMQAIAASIESAVVIRPWSRGKGHDHEHAECGCGHHHDHEHAECGCGHHHDHEHAECGCGHHHDHEHEHHHEHDHHHDHSHSQTHDHGHDHEEIDVKWVIIGAVLFVISLILEWCTGIEAGSSLEWGSICIALLMIAAYIILGKEIIWAAVKGIGHGQIFDENFLMSIATLGAIGIGEYAEAVGVMLFFRVGEYFEHRAVEKSRSAIMEAVDMRPEMVQRVKGEESELIPAEEAQKGDIVMVRPGDRIPLDGTIVEGETQIDTSPVTGEPVPMSAKIGDAILSGCINNTGLIQIQVEKVLEESMVTRILESVENAAASKPQMERFITRFAKIYTPIVVAIALLTAIIPSLISGNWGYWVYTALTFLVISCPCAMVLSVPLAFFSGIGSGSRKGILFKGGTALEALTKIKAVVMDKTGTITQGNFVVQSIHSFGAWDTKQILEAAAVCEGASTHPIARSILKEAEQQLEMLPAAPESIEEIAGKGIKAQYDGKELLCGNDKLMQAYGIGLPSEQGAYGTHVYVAVDGDLAGEILIADTIKKEAASAIHKLREKHKLTAMLTGDAKQSAQAVADTVGVQQVRAELLPQDKLTALREIREQEGGVMFVGDGINDAPVLAGADVGAAMGSGSDAAIEAADVVFMTSSVEAIPQAIDIAENAMRVAKQNVIFALLVKVAVMALGLAGIANMWLAVFADSGVALLCVLNSIRILRK from the coding sequence GGGGAAAGGGTCATGATCATGAGCATGCAGAATGCGGCTGCGGCCACCACCATGATCATGAGCATGCAGAATGCGGCTGCGGCCATCACCACGATCATGAGCATGCGGAGTGCGGCTGCGGTCACCACCATGATCATGAACATGAGCACCACCACGAACACGACCATCATCATGACCATAGCCATAGCCAAACGCATGACCATGGCCACGATCACGAGGAAATAGATGTCAAATGGGTGATTATCGGTGCTGTGCTTTTTGTGATAAGCCTGATTCTGGAGTGGTGTACAGGCATAGAGGCTGGCAGCAGCCTGGAGTGGGGTTCCATCTGCATAGCACTGCTGATGATAGCGGCCTATATCATCTTAGGCAAAGAAATTATCTGGGCGGCTGTCAAGGGCATTGGGCACGGACAGATTTTTGATGAAAACTTTTTAATGAGTATTGCCACACTGGGAGCAATCGGCATCGGGGAGTATGCCGAGGCAGTGGGCGTTATGCTTTTCTTTAGAGTGGGAGAATACTTTGAACATAGAGCAGTAGAAAAGAGCCGCAGTGCAATTATGGAAGCAGTCGACATGCGGCCTGAAATGGTGCAGCGTGTAAAAGGCGAAGAAAGTGAGCTAATCCCAGCAGAAGAAGCACAGAAAGGGGATATTGTGATGGTTCGCCCCGGCGATAGGATTCCGCTGGACGGTACGATAGTCGAAGGAGAGACGCAGATCGATACGTCGCCCGTTACCGGAGAGCCAGTACCGATGAGCGCCAAAATCGGCGATGCAATCCTTTCCGGCTGCATCAACAACACAGGGCTGATTCAGATCCAGGTAGAAAAGGTCCTAGAAGAATCCATGGTAACTCGCATTTTAGAATCCGTAGAAAATGCGGCCGCCAGCAAACCGCAGATGGAACGGTTCATCACGCGTTTTGCCAAGATCTACACCCCCATCGTGGTGGCAATTGCCCTGCTAACAGCCATCATTCCGTCTCTTATAAGCGGCAACTGGGGCTACTGGGTCTATACAGCGCTCACCTTCCTAGTCATCAGCTGCCCCTGCGCAATGGTGCTTAGCGTACCGCTGGCCTTCTTCTCCGGCATCGGCAGCGGCTCACGCAAAGGGATCCTTTTCAAAGGAGGAACCGCGCTGGAGGCCCTGACAAAGATCAAAGCAGTTGTCATGGATAAAACAGGCACCATCACACAAGGAAATTTCGTAGTACAGAGCATTCATTCCTTTGGGGCATGGGATACCAAGCAGATACTGGAAGCCGCCGCCGTTTGTGAAGGTGCGTCCACGCATCCCATTGCCCGCAGCATCTTAAAAGAGGCAGAGCAGCAGCTGGAGATGCTTCCGGCCGCGCCGGAAAGTATTGAAGAGATCGCCGGAAAGGGAATCAAAGCCCAGTATGACGGCAAGGAACTGCTGTGCGGCAATGACAAACTGATGCAGGCCTATGGCATCGGGCTTCCCAGTGAGCAAGGTGCCTACGGCACCCATGTGTATGTAGCGGTAGACGGTGATCTGGCAGGAGAAATTTTGATTGCGGATACGATCAAAAAAGAGGCGGCATCAGCGATTCATAAGCTGCGTGAGAAGCATAAGCTGACGGCTATGCTGACGGGGGATGCGAAGCAGAGTGCGCAGGCTGTGGCGGATACCGTGGGTGTGCAGCAGGTGCGGGCTGAGCTTTTGCCGCAGGATAAGCTGACGGCGCTGCGCGAGATTCGCGAGCAGGAGGGCGGCGTGATGTTTGTAGGGGATGGCATTAACGATGCGCCGGTGCTGGCAGGAGCCGATGTGGGCGCGGCGATGGGCAGCGGTTCTGATGCAGCGATTGAGGCGGCGGATGTTGTGTTTATGACATCGAGCGTGGAGGCCATTCCTCAGGCGATTGATATTGCAGAAAATGCGATGCGGGTGGCTAAGCAGAATGTGATCTTTGCGCTGCTGGTGAAGGTGGCCGTGATGGCGCTGGGCCTCGCCGGGATTGCTAATATGTGGCTGGCAGTATTTGCTGATAGCGGCGTTGCACTGCTATGTGTGCTTAATTCGATTCGGATTTTGAGAAAATAA